A single region of the Brassica rapa cultivar Chiifu-401-42 chromosome A03, CAAS_Brap_v3.01, whole genome shotgun sequence genome encodes:
- the LOC103858421 gene encoding non-lysosomal glucosylceramidase isoform X1, whose product MSEENFMDNGEDVKSSATKVDPAVPPSLTWQRKIDSDAKAPREFALTAKEILQMAPVGIRLWFLVREEAAKGRLAFIDPFSKHSVTSSHGVPLGGIGSGSIGRSFKGEFQRWQLFPPKCEDEPVLANQFSAFVSRANGKNYSSVLCPRNPKLAKQESESGIGSWDWNMKGDKSTYHALYPRSWTIYEGEPDPELRIVCRQVSPFIPHNYKESSFPVSVFTFTIHNLGDTTADATLLFTWANSVGGDSEFSGGHYNSKIMMNDGVKGVLLHHKTANGLPSLSYAISAQETEGVSVSVCPFFTVSGKQNGITAKDVWEIIKEHGSFDHLDASEASMQSEHGSSIGAAVAASATVLPGESRIVTFSLAWDCPEVQFPSGKIYSRRYTKFYGTHGDAAAQIAYDAILGHSQWESWIEDWQRPILEDKRLPAWYPITLFNELYYLNSGGTLWTDGSSPLHSLAGVREKKFSLDKSQSGLKSIIDVPQQQNDTAVSVLEKMASTLEQLHASTASNSAFGTKLLEEGEENIGHFLYLEGIEYRMWNTYDVHFYASFALVMLFPKLELSIQRDFAAAVMLHDPTKVKTLSEGQWVQRKVLGAVPHDLGINDPWFEVNGYNLHNTDRWKDLNPKFVLQVYRDVVATGDKKFALAVWPSVYVAMAYMAQFDKDGDGMIENEGFPDQTYDTWSASGVSAYCGGLWVAALQAASALAREVGDKNSQDYFWSKFEKAKVVYEKKLWNGSYFNYDTSGSRYSSSIQADQLAGQWYARASGLMPIVDEDKARMALEKVYNFNVMKIKDGKRGAVNGMHPDGKVDTASMQSREIWSGVTYALAATMIQEGLVDKAFQTASGIYEAAWSETGLSYSFQTPEAWNTNDQYRSLTYMRPLAIWSMQWALTRTSNNKQKQFGLEPELEPEPSSLMKHDIGFSRVSRLLNLPNEASAKGTVQTLFEYACRRMMS is encoded by the exons ATGTCTGAGGAAAACTTCATGGATAATGGTGAAGATGTCAAGTCTTCTGCTACAAAA GTTGATCCGGCAGTACCTCCATCTTTGACATGGCAAAGAAAGATAGACAGTGACGCAAAGGCTCCCCGGGAATTCGCTCTGACTGCTAAAGAGATTCTCCAGATG GCTCCTGTCGGCATTCGGTTATGGTTTCTTGTCAGAGAAGAAGCTGCCAAGGGAAGG TTGGCCTTCATAGACCCATTTTCTAAGCACTCTGTAACGTCTTCCCATGGTGTTCCACTTGGAGGTATTGG TTCTGGTAGCATAGGAAGGAGTTTTAAAGGTGAATTCCAGCGATGGCAGCTATTCCCTCCAAAATGTGAAGATGAACCAGTTCTTGCAAATCAGTTCTCA GCATTTGTTTCTAGGGCCAATGGTAAAAACTACTCAAGCGTGTTATGTCCTAGGAACCCAAAGCTGGCAAA ACAAGAGTCGGAATCTGGAATTGGTTCATGGGACTGGAATATGAAAGGAGACAAGTCTACATATCATGCTTTATATCCTAGGTCTTGGACAATATATGAGG GTGAACCTGATCCAGAGCTTAGAATTGTTTGTCGTCAAGTTTCACCTTTTATACCTCACAACTACAAAGAAAGCAGTTTTCCTGTTTCTGTTTTCACTTTCACC ATTCATAATCTGGGAGACACTACTGCGGATGCGACATTGCTCTTTACTTGGGCG AATTCTGTTGGAGGAGACTCAGAGTTCTCAGGTGGCCACTACAACTCCAAGATAAT GATGAATGATGGAGTCAAGGGTGTGCTCTTACACCATAA AACAGCAAACGGATTACCATCATTGTCATATGCGATTTCAGCTCAGGAGACCGAAGGTGTAAGTGTCTCAGTCTGCCCTTTCTTCACAGTATCTGGAAAGCAAAATGGAATCACAGCAAAAGATGTGTGGGAGATTATCAAAGAG CATGGCTCTTTTGATCACCTTGATGCTTCTGAGGCGTCGATGCAATCTGAACATGGGTCATCGATCGGGGCAGCAGTAGCTGCTTCCGCGACAGTCTTACCGGGAGAGTCACGCATTGTCACATTTTCTTTGGCTTGGGACTGCCCTGAAGTGCAATTTCCTAGTGGTAAAATATATTCAAG GCGTTACACAAAGTTTTATGGCACTCATGGCGATGCCGCAGCACAAATTGCTTATGATGCTATTCTTG GACATAGTCAATGGGAGTCTTGGATAGAAGACTGGCAGAGACCAATACTTGAAGATAAAAGGCTGCCTGCATGGTACCCTATCACTCTCTTCAATGAGCTTTATTATCTTAATTCTGGAGGAACTCTTTGGACAG ATGGATCATCTCCACTACACAGCTTGGCAGGAGTCAGAGAGAAGAAGTTCTCACTTGATAAATCTCAATCTGGTCTGAAGAGCATCATAGATGTACCACAGCAGCAGAATGATACAGCTGTCTCGGTTCTTGAAAAAATGGCTTCAACGCTTGAGCAACTTCATGCATCAACAGCATCAAACTCTGCATTTGGCACCAAGCtactagaagaaggagaagagaacaTTGGGCACTTTCTCTACCTAGAAGGAATCGAGTACCGTATGTGGAACACCTACGACGTTCATTTCTACGCGTCTTTCGCGCTGGTGATGCTTTTTCCAAAACTAGAACTTAGCATCCAGAGAGACTTTGCTGCTGCGGTCATGCTACACGATCCCACTAAAGTGAAAACTCTTAGTGAAGGACAATGGGTCCAGAGGAAAGTTCTTGGTGCAGTTCCTCATGACTTAGGGATCAACGATCCTTGGTTTGAGGTTAATGGGTACAATCTTCACAATACTGATCGGTGGAAAGATTTAAACCCCAAATTCGTCCTCCAGGTCTACAGGGACGTAGTTGCTACTGGAGACAAAAAGTTTGCATTAGCGGTATGGCCCTCAGTGTATGTTGCAATGGCGTATATGGCTCAGTTTGACAAAGATGGCGATGGAATGATTGAGAACGAAGGGTTTCCTGATCAGACGTACGATACATGGTCCGCATCTGGTGTTAGCGCTTACTGTGGCGGACTTTGGGTGGCTGCACTGCAAGCTGCATCCGCATTGGCTCGTGAAGTTGGTGACAAGAACTCTCAGGACTATTTTTGGTCAAAGTTTGAGAAGGCGAAGGTTGTGTACGAGAAGAAGTTGTGGAATGgatcatattttaattatgatacCAGTGGAAGTCGATATAGCTCGTCTATACAAGCTGATCAACTAGCTGGTCAATG GTACGCGAGAGCATCAGGTCTTATGCCTATTGTAGATGAAGACAAGGCTAGAATGGCTTTGGAGAAAGTTTACAACTTCAATGTGATGAAGATTAAAGATGGAAAACGAGGGGCCGTAAACGGGATGCACCCTGATGGGAAAGTTGATACAGCATCGATGCAATCACGAGAGATATGGTCTGGTGTTACTTACGCGCTGGCTGCGACAATGATCCAAGAAGGTTTAGTTGACAAGGCGTTTCAGACTGCAAGTGGTATATATGAAGCTGCCTGGTCGGAAACCGGACTGAG TTACTCGTTTCAAACGCCTGAAGCTTGGAACACAAATGATCAGTATAGATCACTGACTTACATGCGTCCCCTTGCCATATGGTCTATGCAATGGGCACTGACAAGAACCAGTAACAACAAACAGAAACAATTTGGTCTGGAACCTGAACTAGAACCAGAGCCTAGTTCCCTAATGAAACATGATATCGGTTTCTCCAGAGTTTCTAGGCTTCTTAACCTACCAAATGAAGCATCAGCAAAAGGCACAGTTCAGACTTTGTTCGAGTATGCTTGCCGGAGAATGATGTCATAG
- the LOC103858421 gene encoding non-lysosomal glucosylceramidase isoform X2: protein MNQFLQISSQHLFLGPMVKTTQACYVLGTQSWQSNLFKQESESGIGSWDWNMKGDKSTYHALYPRSWTIYEGEPDPELRIVCRQVSPFIPHNYKESSFPVSVFTFTIHNLGDTTADATLLFTWANSVGGDSEFSGGHYNSKIMMNDGVKGVLLHHKTANGLPSLSYAISAQETEGVSVSVCPFFTVSGKQNGITAKDVWEIIKEHGSFDHLDASEASMQSEHGSSIGAAVAASATVLPGESRIVTFSLAWDCPEVQFPSGKIYSRRYTKFYGTHGDAAAQIAYDAILGHSQWESWIEDWQRPILEDKRLPAWYPITLFNELYYLNSGGTLWTDGSSPLHSLAGVREKKFSLDKSQSGLKSIIDVPQQQNDTAVSVLEKMASTLEQLHASTASNSAFGTKLLEEGEENIGHFLYLEGIEYRMWNTYDVHFYASFALVMLFPKLELSIQRDFAAAVMLHDPTKVKTLSEGQWVQRKVLGAVPHDLGINDPWFEVNGYNLHNTDRWKDLNPKFVLQVYRDVVATGDKKFALAVWPSVYVAMAYMAQFDKDGDGMIENEGFPDQTYDTWSASGVSAYCGGLWVAALQAASALAREVGDKNSQDYFWSKFEKAKVVYEKKLWNGSYFNYDTSGSRYSSSIQADQLAGQWYARASGLMPIVDEDKARMALEKVYNFNVMKIKDGKRGAVNGMHPDGKVDTASMQSREIWSGVTYALAATMIQEGLVDKAFQTASGIYEAAWSETGLSYSFQTPEAWNTNDQYRSLTYMRPLAIWSMQWALTRTSNNKQKQFGLEPELEPEPSSLMKHDIGFSRVSRLLNLPNEASAKGTVQTLFEYACRRMMS, encoded by the exons ATGAACCAGTTCTTGCAAATCAGTTCTCA GCATTTGTTTCTAGGGCCAATGGTAAAAACTACTCAAGCGTGTTATGTCCTAGGAACCCAAAGCTGGCAAAGTAATCTATTCAA ACAAGAGTCGGAATCTGGAATTGGTTCATGGGACTGGAATATGAAAGGAGACAAGTCTACATATCATGCTTTATATCCTAGGTCTTGGACAATATATGAGG GTGAACCTGATCCAGAGCTTAGAATTGTTTGTCGTCAAGTTTCACCTTTTATACCTCACAACTACAAAGAAAGCAGTTTTCCTGTTTCTGTTTTCACTTTCACC ATTCATAATCTGGGAGACACTACTGCGGATGCGACATTGCTCTTTACTTGGGCG AATTCTGTTGGAGGAGACTCAGAGTTCTCAGGTGGCCACTACAACTCCAAGATAAT GATGAATGATGGAGTCAAGGGTGTGCTCTTACACCATAA AACAGCAAACGGATTACCATCATTGTCATATGCGATTTCAGCTCAGGAGACCGAAGGTGTAAGTGTCTCAGTCTGCCCTTTCTTCACAGTATCTGGAAAGCAAAATGGAATCACAGCAAAAGATGTGTGGGAGATTATCAAAGAG CATGGCTCTTTTGATCACCTTGATGCTTCTGAGGCGTCGATGCAATCTGAACATGGGTCATCGATCGGGGCAGCAGTAGCTGCTTCCGCGACAGTCTTACCGGGAGAGTCACGCATTGTCACATTTTCTTTGGCTTGGGACTGCCCTGAAGTGCAATTTCCTAGTGGTAAAATATATTCAAG GCGTTACACAAAGTTTTATGGCACTCATGGCGATGCCGCAGCACAAATTGCTTATGATGCTATTCTTG GACATAGTCAATGGGAGTCTTGGATAGAAGACTGGCAGAGACCAATACTTGAAGATAAAAGGCTGCCTGCATGGTACCCTATCACTCTCTTCAATGAGCTTTATTATCTTAATTCTGGAGGAACTCTTTGGACAG ATGGATCATCTCCACTACACAGCTTGGCAGGAGTCAGAGAGAAGAAGTTCTCACTTGATAAATCTCAATCTGGTCTGAAGAGCATCATAGATGTACCACAGCAGCAGAATGATACAGCTGTCTCGGTTCTTGAAAAAATGGCTTCAACGCTTGAGCAACTTCATGCATCAACAGCATCAAACTCTGCATTTGGCACCAAGCtactagaagaaggagaagagaacaTTGGGCACTTTCTCTACCTAGAAGGAATCGAGTACCGTATGTGGAACACCTACGACGTTCATTTCTACGCGTCTTTCGCGCTGGTGATGCTTTTTCCAAAACTAGAACTTAGCATCCAGAGAGACTTTGCTGCTGCGGTCATGCTACACGATCCCACTAAAGTGAAAACTCTTAGTGAAGGACAATGGGTCCAGAGGAAAGTTCTTGGTGCAGTTCCTCATGACTTAGGGATCAACGATCCTTGGTTTGAGGTTAATGGGTACAATCTTCACAATACTGATCGGTGGAAAGATTTAAACCCCAAATTCGTCCTCCAGGTCTACAGGGACGTAGTTGCTACTGGAGACAAAAAGTTTGCATTAGCGGTATGGCCCTCAGTGTATGTTGCAATGGCGTATATGGCTCAGTTTGACAAAGATGGCGATGGAATGATTGAGAACGAAGGGTTTCCTGATCAGACGTACGATACATGGTCCGCATCTGGTGTTAGCGCTTACTGTGGCGGACTTTGGGTGGCTGCACTGCAAGCTGCATCCGCATTGGCTCGTGAAGTTGGTGACAAGAACTCTCAGGACTATTTTTGGTCAAAGTTTGAGAAGGCGAAGGTTGTGTACGAGAAGAAGTTGTGGAATGgatcatattttaattatgatacCAGTGGAAGTCGATATAGCTCGTCTATACAAGCTGATCAACTAGCTGGTCAATG GTACGCGAGAGCATCAGGTCTTATGCCTATTGTAGATGAAGACAAGGCTAGAATGGCTTTGGAGAAAGTTTACAACTTCAATGTGATGAAGATTAAAGATGGAAAACGAGGGGCCGTAAACGGGATGCACCCTGATGGGAAAGTTGATACAGCATCGATGCAATCACGAGAGATATGGTCTGGTGTTACTTACGCGCTGGCTGCGACAATGATCCAAGAAGGTTTAGTTGACAAGGCGTTTCAGACTGCAAGTGGTATATATGAAGCTGCCTGGTCGGAAACCGGACTGAG TTACTCGTTTCAAACGCCTGAAGCTTGGAACACAAATGATCAGTATAGATCACTGACTTACATGCGTCCCCTTGCCATATGGTCTATGCAATGGGCACTGACAAGAACCAGTAACAACAAACAGAAACAATTTGGTCTGGAACCTGAACTAGAACCAGAGCCTAGTTCCCTAATGAAACATGATATCGGTTTCTCCAGAGTTTCTAGGCTTCTTAACCTACCAAATGAAGCATCAGCAAAAGGCACAGTTCAGACTTTGTTCGAGTATGCTTGCCGGAGAATGATGTCATAG
- the LOC103858422 gene encoding uncharacterized protein LOC103858422: MSIGGRSKVKFMCSFGGKILPRPSDGLLKYVGGETRVIAVSPDITFLELTKKLTEMTENDMVLKYQIIPEDLDALVSVKSDEDLKHMMDEYNRHQETPKLRTFLFPTVQLCSPMEPQTIEQRYIEAINGIVRKIKTRPSFTLSASSSPKSESSPDGYGNEQPEMGGSYQLSRLYPMHRVRSSPNISQQQHNYHHHHHHSAYFQQPNYLTCRLRPPPPPPLDFPRGAGWGDPQGGGNGKYGCSEERRFWGRASSVPQSPRNHGFRL, translated from the exons ATGTCAATCGGAGGGAGGAGTAAAGTGAAGTTCATGTGCAGTTTCGGCGGCAAAATCCTCCCTCGTCCTTCCGACGGCCTTCTCAAATACGTCGGCGGCGAAACTCGCGTCATCGCCGTCTCTCCAGACATCACCTTCCTCG AACTCACCAAGAAGCTCACGGAGATGACAGAGAACGACATGGTGCTCAAGTACCAAATCATCCCTGAAGATCTCGACGCGTTGGTCTCGGTAAAGTCGGACGAAGATCTCAAACACATGATGGACGAATACAACCGTCACCAGGAGACTCCCAAGCTCAGAACCTTCTTGTTTCCAACGGTTCAGTTATGTTCTCCTATGGAGCCACAGACGATAGAGCAGCGCTACATCGAAGCCATCAACGGCATTGTTCGCAAAATCAAAACACGGCCTTCTTTCACGCTCTCTGCTTCCTCCTCTCCCAAATCTGAATCGTCGCCAGATGGGTACGGTAACGAGCAGCCTGAGATGGGTGGTAGCTACCAGTTGAGCCGGCTTTACCCCATGCATAGAGTACGGAGCAGTCCTAACATCTCACAGCAGCAGCATAActatcaccaccaccaccatcacagTGCTTACTTTCAGCAACCTAATTACTTGACTTGTAGGCTGCGGCCACCACCACCTCCGCCGTTGGATTTCCCTAGAGGCGCGGGCTGGGGGGATCCACAGGGTGGGGGTAATGGAAAGTACGGGTGCAGTGAGGAACGTAGGTTCTGGGGGAGAGCAAGCAGTGTTCCTCAGAGTCCTAGGAACCATGGATTTCGTCTCTGA
- the LOC103858423 gene encoding nuclear export mediator factor Nemf: MVKVRMNTADVAAEVKCLKRLIGMRCSNVYDISPKTYMFKLLNSSGITESGESEKVLLLMESGVRLHTTAYVRDKSNTPSGFTLKLRKHIRTRRLEDVRQLGYDRIIVFQFGLGANAHYVILELYAQGNIILTDSEYMIMTLLRSHRDDNKGFAIMSRHRYPIEICRLFERTTASKLQESLTAFSLKDHEAKDSESKEQNGGKKGGKSNEAKQFTLKNILGDALGYGPQLSEHIILDAGLVPSTKLSEEKKLDDNEIQLLVQAVIVFEDWLEDIIYGQKVPEGYILMQKQLLVNDTSSQGGVTKMYDEFCPILLNQFKSRVYEKFETFDAALDEFYSKIESQRSEFQQKAKEDSASQKLNKIRQDQENRVQILKKEVDRCVNMAELIEYNLEDVDAAILAVRVALAKGMGWDDLARMVKEEKKLGNPVAGVIDKLNLEKNCMTLLLCNNLDEMDDDEKTLPVEKVEVDLSLSAHGNARRWYEMKKKQETKQEKTVSAHEKAFKAAEKKTRHQLSQEKVVATISHMRKIHWFEKFNWFISSENYLVISGRDAQQNEMIVKRYMSKGDLYVHAELHGASSTVIKNHKPEQSVPPLTLNQAGCFTVCHSQAWDSKIVTSAWWVYPHQVSKTAPTGEYLTVGSFMIRGKKNFLPPHPLIMGFGLLFRLDESSLGAHLNERRVRGEEEGMNDVGMETHAPDEQSDAESENEAENEEVSAAGEKNLQESDTALSQDTSSLDMNSSGIDGENVAAATSQLEDLLDRTLGLGTATVAGKNHTIETSKDELEEQEKKSVVRDKPYISKAQRRKLKMGESGNTAADDNPGQEKPERKEKSVSSGNTAADGNTEKEKQQSKAKNASSSSRQANKTIPENKPAGEKVSRGQRGKLKKMKEKYADQDEEERKIRMALLASSGKPQKNDVEAQSTKPAVTEEKKPSEETEDAVKICYRCKKVGHLARDCHGKEMDKVVMEEDDIHELGEEEKEKLIDVDYLTGNPLPTDVLLYAVPVCGPYNALQSYKYRVKAIPGSMKKGKAAKTAMNLFTHMSEASVREKELMKACTDPELMAALVGNVKITAAGLTQLKQKQKKGKKSGKHHG, from the exons ATGGTGAAGGTGCGAATGAACACGGCCGACGTGGCCGCAGAGGTCAAGTGCTTGAAGCGGTTGATCGGCATGAGATGCTCCAACGTCTATGATATATCTCCCAAG ACGTATATGTTCAAGCTGTTGAATAGCAGCGGCATCACTGAATCTGGTGAGAGCGAGAAGGTCTTACTCTTGATGGAAAGTGGTGTTCGTTTGCATACCACTGCTTATGTCAG GGATAAGAGCAATACTCCTTCTGGGTTTACTTTGAAGTTAAGAAAGCATATTCGGACTAGGAGGCTTGAGGATGTGCGGCAGCTTGGTTATGATAGG ATCATTGTCTTCCAGTTTGGGCTGGGAGCTAATGCACACTATGTTATATTGGAGCTGTATGCTCAAGGAAACATAATCCTCACGGATTCCGAGTATATGATTATGACTCTCCTCCGCTCACATAG GGATGACAATAAGGGTTTTGCTATCATGTCTCGCCACCGTTACCCTATAGAGATATGTAGACTCTTTGAGAGGACCACAGCTTCGAAGCTGCAGGAATCGCTTACTGCCTTCTCGCTAAAGGATCATGAAGCAAAAGATAGTGAGTCAAAGGAGCAGAATGGTGGCAAGAAGGGTGGGAAGTCGAATGAAGCTAAACAATTTACCTTGAAGAATATTCTTGGTGATGCTTTGGGGTACGGGCCACAGCTCTCTGAGCACATAATTCTGGATGCTGGACTTGTTCCAAGTACCAAACTTTCAGAAGAGAAGAAGTTAGATGATAATGAGATTCAGCTATTGGTTCAAGCGGTCATCGTATTTGAAGATTGGCTTGAAGATATCATATATGGTCAAAAAGTTCCTGAAGGTTATATTCTAATGCAGAAACAGTTGTTGGTGAATGACACGTCTTCTCAGGGAGGTGTTACGAAG ATGTATGATGAGTTCTGTCCAATCTTATTAAACCAATTCAAATCAAGAGTGTAtgaaaagtttgaaacttttgatGCGGCTTTAGACGAGTTCTACAGCAAAATTGAGAGCCAAAGATCTGAATTCCAACAAAAGGCAAAAGAAGATTCTGCCAGTCAGAAACTCAATAAGATTCGCCAGGATCAG GAAAACCGTGTTCAAATTCTGAAGAAGGAAGTCGACCGTTGTGTTAATATGGCTGAATTGATCGAGTACAACTTAGAAGATGTAGATGCTGCCATATTAGCTGTTCGTGTAGCGCTTGCAAAGGGTATGGGCTGGGACGATCTAGCTCGTATGGTCAAGGAGGAAAAAAAACTGGGAAATCCGGTTGCTGGAGTAATTGACAAACTTAACCTGGAGAAGAATTGCATGACATTGTTGTTGTGCAACAATCTCGATGAAATGGATGATGATGAGAAGACGCTCCCTGTGGAAAAG GTGGAGGTTGACCTATCACTTTCTGCGCACGGTAATGCCAGGCGCTGGTATGAAatgaagaagaaacaagaaaccAAGCAGGAGAAGACTGTTTCTGCTCATGAAAAGGCTTTTAAAGCAGCCGAGAAAAAGACACGCCACCAGCTTTCTCAG GAGAAAGTGGTTGCAACTATTTCACACATGAGAAAGATTCACTGGTTTGAGAAATTCAATTGGTTCATTAGCAGTGAAAACTACTTGGTCATCAGTGGTCGTGATGCTCAGCAAAATGAGATGATAGTTAAACGTTACATGTCAAAAGGAGACCT GTATGTGCATGCAGAGCTTCATGGAGCATCTAGTACTGTGATAAAGAATCATAAACCTGAACAAAGTGTACCGCCTCTCACTTTAAACCAAGCTGGATGTTTTACG GTTTGTCATAGTCAGGCCTGGGATTCCAAGATTGTCACTAGTGCATGGTGGGTTTATCCTCATCAGGTCAGTAAAACAGCTCCTACTGGAGAATACCTCACAGTTGGAAGTTTCATGATACGAGGTAAGAAAAACTTCCTTCCCCCACACCCACTTATAATGGGTTTTGGACTGTTGTTTCGTTTGGACGAGAGTTCCTTGGGAGCTCATTTGAATGAAAGAAGGGTAAGAGGTGAAGAGGAAGGAATGAATGATGTTGGCATGGAAACGCATGCTCCTGATGAGCAGTCGGATGCTGAGTCAGAGAACGAAGCAGAGAATGAAGAGGTTTCTGCAGCAGGAGAAAAGAATTTACAGGAATCAGATACAGCATTGAGCCAAGATACTTCTTCTTTGGACATGAATTCATCTGGAATTGATGGAGAAAACGTTGCAGCAGCTACGTCACAGCTTGAAGATCTTCTTGATAGAACCCTTGGTCTTGGTACTGCAACGGTGGCAGGCAAGAACCATACAATAGAGACATCAAAGGATGAATTGGAAGAGCAGGAGAAGAAATCAGTAGTGAGAGATAAGCCTTACATATCAAAAGCTCAAAGAAGAAAGCTTAAGATGGGCGAAAGCGGTAACACAGCCGCTGATGATAACCCTGGCCAAGAAAAGCCGGAGCGGAAGGAAAAAAGTGTTTCTAGCGGTAACACAGCCGCAGATGGTAACACTGAGAAAGAAAAGCAGCAAAGCAAGGCAAAaaatgcttcttcttcttcaaggcAAGCCAACAAGACCATACCTGAGAACAAGCCAGCTGGGGAAAAAGTTAGCCGTGGGCAAAGGGGTAAACTTAAGAAAATGAAGGAGAAATATGCTGATCAAgacgaagaagaaagaaaaattcgAATGGCGTTGTTGGCA TCTTCTGGAAAGCCACAGAAGAATGATGTTGAAGCACAGAGTACGAAGCCCGCAGTCACTGAAGAGAAGAAACCTTCTGAAG AGACAGAAGATGCTGTGAAAATATGTTATAGGTGTAAGAAGGTTGGACATCTTGCTAGGGACTGCCATGGGAAAGAAATGGACAAAGTGGTAATGGAAGAAGATGATATTCATGAGCTTGGggaggaagagaaagaaaaactgATTGATGTCGATTACCTAACTGGTAACCCTTTACCAACTGACGTTCTCTTATATGCGGTCCCTGTGTGCGGCCCCTACAACGCTCTCCAGTCATATAAATACAGAGTCAAAGCGATCCCAGGGAGCATGAAGAAAGGAAAGG CTGCAAAAACCGCAATGAATCTGTTCACACATATGTCGGAAGCGAGTGTTAGGGAGAAAGAGCTGATGAAGGCTTGTACGGATCCGGAGCTGATGGCTGCTCTTGTAGGGAATGTGAAGATCACAGCAGCGGGGTTGACGCAATTGAAGCAGAAACAGAAGAAGGGCAAGAAAAGCGGGAAACACCATGGCTag
- the LOC103858424 gene encoding nifU-like protein 2, chloroplastic, giving the protein MQLVALNPASIPWSATHTSVLEPSSSRLLSSAHSLSSQRSLRLLARSRNRFPRLSHSLSSRRSQVVKAVATPDPVLEVPLTEENVESVLDEIRPYLMSDGGNVALHEIDGNIVRVKLQGACGSCPSSVTTMKMGIERRLMEKIPEIVAVEAVPDEETGLELNDENIEKVLEEIRPYLIGTADGSLELVEIEEPIVKIRITGPAAGVMTVRVAVTQKLREKIPSIAAVQLI; this is encoded by the exons ATGCAATTGGTGGCGCTAAACCCGGCATCCATTCCCTGGTCGGCGACACACACCTCAGTCCTAGAGCCTTCCTCCTCTCGTCTTCTTTCTTCTgctcat AGTTTGAGCTCCCAACGCTCTTTACGTCTCCTAGCTAGGTCTCGTAATCGATTCCCACGATTATCTCATTCTCTCTCGAGTCGACGATCCCAAG TTGTAAAGGCAGTGGCAACCCCAGACCCAGTCTTGGAAGTACCCTTGACTGAGGAAAATGTTGAAAGCGTCTTGGACGAAATCAGACCGTACCTTATGTCTGATGGTGGGAATGTCGCATTGCATGAGATCGATGGCAATATTGTTCGAGTGAAACTGCAGGGAGCGTGCGGTTCATGCCCAAGTTCTGTTACGACAATGAAGATGGGTATTGAGCGTCGCCTTATGGAAAAGATCCCTGAGATAGTGGCTGTTGAGGCTGTTCCAGATGAAGAGACTGGCCTTGAACTCAATGACGAAAACATTGAAAAG GTGCTGGAAGAAATCAGGCCTTACTTGATCGGAACAGCAGATGGCTCGCTCGAATTGGTGGAGATTGAAGAACCGATCGTGAAGATAAGAATCACAGGACCTGCTGCTGGAGTCATGACCGTACGAGTAGCAGTAACTCAGAAACTCAGAGAGAAAATTCCTTCAATTGCAGCTGTTCAACTAATATGA